The proteins below are encoded in one region of Cucurbita pepo subsp. pepo cultivar mu-cu-16 chromosome LG10, ASM280686v2, whole genome shotgun sequence:
- the LOC111803097 gene encoding uncharacterized protein LOC111803097 yields MGNCQAAEAATVVIHHPGNHKIERIYWSVSAHQIMNSNPGHYVALLLTSSTFNSQNGNPIKQLKLLRPDDTLLIGHVYRLISFEDVLKEFAAKKCVKLGKLLKEGGALSVGMKIKPSDSASNSSQNHRKPERRLESSNAGSSGGGGGGGGGQRSMGKHYGGGCQWRPALQSIEEFGIN; encoded by the exons ATGGGGAATTGTCAGGCGGCGGAAGCGGCCACCGTGGTCATCCACCACCCTGGGAATCACAAGATCGAGAGGATTTATTGGTCCGTAAGTGCACACCAGATCATGAACTCCAACCCCGGCCACTACGTTGCTCTCCTCCTCACCTCCTCCACTTTCAACTCCCAAAATGGAAACCCAATCAAGCAGCTCAAGCTACTCCGTCCCGATGACACTCTTCTCATCGGCCATGTCTACCGTCTCATCTCATTCGAAG ATGTGCTGAAGGAGTTTGCTGCGAAGAAATGTGTGAAATTAGGGAAGTTGCTGAAAGAGGGAGGAGCACTGTCGGTGGGGATGAAGATCAAGCCCTCGGATTCTGCTTCAAATTCATCCCAAAATCATAGGAAG CCGGAGCGTCGCCTGGAAAGCAGCAATGCCGGCAGCAGCggaggcggaggcggaggcggaggaggACAGAGAAGTATGGGAAAGCATTACGGTGGTGGATGTCAATGGAGGCCAGCTTTACAGAGCATTGAAGAATTTGGAATTAATTAA
- the LOC111803532 gene encoding heptahelical transmembrane protein 4-like — MDAFDEMTEKFKTSAETTECHQRYRWKEGKGKRLWKKVKYQLVEYNALPAYLRDNEFILGHYRADWPMKQTLLSIFSIHNETLNVWTHLLGFFLFLSLTIYTATKIPDVVDIHPLQHLPDVFKKADMHKLQAELLTCLPSLPHFPDLQKLREELKTALTSMDMLSSLSRWHVVELLYNCLPQRFSNGNQTDVCALRSMKEDVANMIAPLATRPITRWPFFAFLGGAMFCLLASSTCHLLSCHSERVSYIMLRLDYAGIAALISTSFYPPVYYSFMCHPFFCSLYLGVITLMGIATILVSLLPMFQTPEYRTFRASLFLGMGLCGIAPILHKLILFWGSPEALHTTGYEVLMGILYGLGALVYAARIPERWMPGKFDIAGHSHQLFHILVVAGAYTHYRAGLIYLKWRDQQGFSD, encoded by the exons ATGGATGCGTTCGATGAAATGACtgagaaatttaaaactagTGCTGAAACAACGGAGTGCCATCAAAGGTATCGTTGGAAGGAGGGAAAGGGGAAAAGACTTTGGAAGAAGGTGAAGTATCAGCTGGTTGAGTACAATGCTTTACCAGCCTACTTGAGGGACAACGAATTCATTCTGGGTCATTACCGTGCTGATTGGCCTATGAAGCAGACACTGCTCAGCATCTTTTCCATTCACAACGAGACTCTTAATGTTTGGAC GCATCTACTTggatttttcctctttctttccctCACCATATACACTGCAACAAAGATTCCTGACGTTGTTGACATTCATCCTCTTCAACATTTGCCTGACGTGTTTAAAAAAGCTGATATGCACAAATTGCAAGCGGAACTGCTGACCTGCCTTCCTTCCTTGCCTCACTTCCCTGATCTGCAGAAACTCAGGGAGGAGTTGAAGACTGCATTGACTTCAATGGATATGCTTTCATCACTGTCTCGTTGGCATGTGGTGGAACTTCTATACAATTGTTTACCTCAGCGATTCTCCAATGGAAATCAAACTGATGTCTGTGCTCTG AGAAGTATGAAGGAGGACGTTGCCAACATGATTGCGCCCTTAGCTACGAGACCAATCACTCGGTGGCCTTTCTTTGCATTCTTGGGCGGGGCCATGTTTTGCCTGCTTGCTAGTAGCACTTGCCATCTTCTTTCCTGTCACTCTGAGCGTGTCTCATACATAATGCTCAGGCTGGACTATGCCGGAATTGCAGCCCTTATATCTACCTCCTTCTACCCCCCGGTTTACTACTCCTTCATGTGCCACCCCTTCTTTTGCAGTCTCTATCTGGGGGTCATTACTCTCATGGGAATTGCAACTATCTTGGTGTCTCTGCTGCCAATGTTTCAAACCCCCGAATATCGCAcgtttcgggcttccctctTCCTCGGCATGGGCTTGTGTGGGATCGCCCCTATTCTGCACAAGCTTATCCTGTTCTGGGGCTCACCCGAAGCACTCCACACAACAGGATATGAGGTACTGATGGGGATCCTTTATGGGCTTGGAGCCTTGGTTTATGCAGCAAGGATTCCGGAGCGATGGATGCCTGGAAAATTTGACATTGCTGGCCACAGCCACCAACTATTTCACATTTTAGTAGTTGCTGGGGCGTATACTCATTATCGTGCAGGACTGATTTACCTGAAGTGGCGCGACCAGCAAGGTTTTTCAGATTAG
- the LOC111803531 gene encoding galactomannan galactosyltransferase 1-like → MAKPTLRHKASPCLAHALRFLTGSFLVFLLLWTLPSFLTPSINPATNLDSSNTKFNCIDPPSDASSSLNSQSHPSLPYDPPDITFYDDPKLSYSIEKRIEKWDEKRRHWLKRHPSFATGAGERVLLLSASQPAPCPNPIGDHLLLRFFKNKVDYCRIHGYDIFYNNALLHPEMFSYWAKLPVVRAAMIAHPEAEWIWWVDSDALFTDMEFKLPLDRYKNHNFVAHGWAHLIYDRKSWTALNAGVFLIRNCQWSMDFMDVWASMGPQTPNYEKWGQVLKSTIPDKQFPESDDQTGLVYLLYKEKEKWGDKIYLEGEYYFEGYWAEIVGTFDNITERYTEMEREAGELRRRHAEKVSEQYGAFREKYLRDAGSGKGGWRRPFITHFTGCQPCSGNHNQMYSGSSCWDGMLKALNFADNQVLRKYGFRHLDALNLSVSELPYDYPA, encoded by the coding sequence ATGGCTAAACCCACTCTTCGCCACAAGGCTTCCCCCTGTCTCGCCCACGCTCTACGCTTCCTCACCGGCTCATTCCTTGTTTTTCTGCTCCTCTGGACCCTTCCTTCATTCCTTACTCCTTCTATCAACCCCGCCACTAATTTGGACTCCTCAAACACCAAGTTCAACTGCATTGACCCTCCGTCAGATGCGTCCTCTTCGCTAAATTCTCAAAGCCATCCATCTCTGCCCTACGACCCACCGGATATTACCTTCTACGATGACCCCAAACTCAGCTACTCCATAGAGAAGCGGATCGAGAAATGGGACGAGAAGCGCCGTCACTGGCTGAAACGGCACCCTTCGTTCGCCACCGGAGCCGGCGAGAGGGTGCTTCTTCTCTCGGCGTCGCAGCCTGCGCCGTGCCCGAACCCCATTGGCGATCACTTGCTTCTGAGATTCTTCAAGAACAAAGTGGACTACTGCCGAATCCACGGCTACGATATATTCTACAACAATGCACTGCTGCACCCGGAAATGTTCTCGTACTGGGCGAAGCTGCCGGTGGTTCGAGCTGCGATGATAGCTCACCCAGAGGCcgagtggatttggtgggtGGACTCGGACGCTCTGTTCACCGACATGGAATTCAAACTCCCACTGGATCGATACAAAAACCACAACTTTGTCGCCCACGGCTGGGCCCACCTGATTTACGATCGGAAAAGCTGGACGGCGCTCAACGCCGGCGTGTTTCTGATCAGAAATTGCCAGTGGTCCATGGACTTCATGGACGTGTGGGCCAGCATGGGCCCACAAACCCCAAATTACGAGAAGTGGGGCCAGGTCCTCAAATCGACGATTCCAGACAAGCAGTTCCCAGAGTCGGACGATCAGACGGGCCTGGTTTATCTACTGTacaaggagaaagagaaatggGGGGACAAGATTTATTTAGAAGGGGAGTATTACTTCGAAGGGTACTGGGCGGAGATTGTGGGAACTTTTGATAACATCACCGAGAGGTACACGGAGATGGAGAGAGAGGCTGGGGAGCTGCGGCGGCGGCACGCAGAGAAGGTGAGCGAGCAATACGGTGCGTTTAGGGAGAAGTATTTGAGAGATGCAGGAAGTGGGAAAGGGGGTTGGAGAAGGCCTTTTATCACCCACTTCACGGGGTGTCAGCCTTGCAGTGGGAATCACAATCAGATGTATTCTGGTAGTTCCTGTTGGGATGGAATGCTTAAAGCTTTGAACTTTGCTGATAATCAGGTGCTTAGAAAGTACGGTTTCAGGCACTTGGATGCTCTGAATCTCTCCGTCTCTGAACTACCATACGATTATCCGGCCTAG
- the LOC111803530 gene encoding ruvB-like 2, with protein sequence MAELKLSESRDLTRIERIGAHSHIRGLGLDSSLEPRAVSEGMVGQTAARKAAGVILQMIKEGKIAGRAVLLAGQPGTGKTAIAMGMAKSLGLETPFAMIAGSELFSLEMSKTEALMQAFRKAIGVRIKEETEIIEGEVVEVQIDRPAVAGAASKTGKLTLKTTDMETVYDLGAKMIEALGKEKVQSGDVIAIDKASGKITKLGRSFSRSRDYDAMGPQTKFVQCPDGELQKRKEVVHCVTLHEIDVINSRTQGFLALFTGDTGEIRAEVREQIDTKVAEWREEGKAEIVPGVLFIDEVHMLDIECFSFLNRALENEMAPILVVATNRGITTIRGTNYKSPHGIPIDLLDRLLIISTQPYTEDEIRKILDIRTQEEDVEMSEEAKRLLTTIGVETSLRYSIHLITAAALACQKRKGKVVEMEDINRVYHLFLDVKRSTQYLMEYQNQYMFNELGDAEEDDSNAMNP encoded by the exons ATGGCGGAGCTGAAGCTCTCGGAGAGCCGCGACCTAACGCGAATTGAGCGCATTGGGGCGCACTCCCACATCCGCGGCCTAGGTCTTGATTCCTCCCTTGAACCACGGGCCGTCTCGGAGGGGATGGTTGGCCAAACCGCCGCTCGTAAGGCCGCTGGAGTCATTCTTCAAATGatcaaagaaggaaaaattgCCGGTCGGGCTGTTCTCCTCGCTGGTCAGCCAGGTACTGGCAAGACTGCTATTGCCATGGGCATGGCTAAGTCTCTTGGCCTTGAAACTCCTTTCGCTATGATTGCCGGCAGTGAGCTCTTTTCACTGGAGATGTCCAAAACTGAAGCATTGATGCAGGCCTTTCGTAAAGCTATCGGCGTACGAATAAAGGAAGAAACCGAGATAATTGAAGGAGAGGTCGTCGAGGTTCAAATAGACAGGCCAGCGGTTGCCGGGGCAGCGTCGAAGACCGGGAAGCTTACTTTGAAAACGACGGATATGGAGACGGTATATGATTTGGGGGCGAAGATGATCGAAGCTTTAGGGAAGGAAAAGGTGCAGAGCGGCGATGTAATTGCGATTGATAAGGCATCAGGGAAAATTACTAAGCTGGGGAGGTCTTTCTCTCGGTCTAGGGATTACGATGCAATGGGTCCACAAACGAAGTTTGTGCAATGCCCCGATGGTGAGTTGCAAAAGCGGAAGGAGGTTGTACATTGTGTCACACTCCATGAGATCGATGTCATCAATAGCAG AACACAAGGTTTCTTAGCTCTATTCACTGGTGATACTGGAGAAATTCGGGCTGAAGTAAGGGAACAAATTGATACCAAAGTGGCTGAGTGGAGGGAGGAAGGCAAGGCCGAGATAGTTCCAGGTGTTCTCTTTATTGATGAGGTTCATATGCTTGATATTGAGTGCTTCTCTTTCCTTAATCGTGCTTTGGAGAATGAGATGGCTCCAATACTAGTTGTTGCTACTAATAGGGGGATTACCACCATCCGGGGAACAAACTACAAATCCCCGCATGGTATTCCTATTGATCTTCTTGATCGCCTACTTATAATTTCCACTCAGCCATATACAGAGGATGAAATACGAAAGATTTTAGATATCAGAACTCAAGAGGAAGATGTGGAAATGTCTGAAGAGGCAAAGAGACTTTTGACCACAATTGGTGTAGAAACATCGCTCAGATATTCCATCCATTTAATCACAGCAGCTGCGTTGGCATGTCAGAAACGAAAGGGGAAGGTTGTGGAGATGGAGGACATAAATCGTGTCTACCATCTGTTCTTAGATGTGAAGAGATCAACTCAGTACTTGATGGAGTACCAAAATCAATACATGTTCAACGAATTGGGAGATGCTGAAGAAGATGATTCTAATGCCATGAACCCTTGA
- the LOC111803699 gene encoding uncharacterized protein LOC111803699: MEIKNGHQMKKSNKENKLSQLIKASSRLLSKVRDFYVRSLTDCSNHLDYGMAMTGPTSQVPTTLPKSYSVGSTASSHGSDDFRELLRAASTRSLSKNLEPDIQIQAARKSPMAELKNVPRSQSVGIGRIDEEKTCEFEEDFKVCNTDAYPRSRSYAVHRRRRVY, encoded by the coding sequence ATGGAGATAAAAAACGGCCATCAAATGAAGAAGAgcaacaaagaaaacaagttGAGCCAACTGATAAAAGCTTCCAGCCGGCTGCTGTCGAAGGTCCGAGATTTCTACGTTAGGAGCCTGACGGATTGCTCGAACCACCTGGATTATGGGATGGCGATGACCGGGCCGACCAGTCAGGTGCCCACCACTCTCCCCAAGAGTTACAGCGTGGGGTCCACCGCCTCCAGCCACGGCAGTGATGACTTCAGGGAGCTTCTGAGGGCCGCCTCCACTCGAAGCTTGAGCAAGAATTTGGAACCCGATATCCAAATCCAAGCGGCGAGGAAATCGCCGATGGCGGAACTGAAAAACGTGCCGAGGAGCCAGAGCGTGGGGATTGGGAGAATTGACGAAGAGAAAACTTGTGAATTTGAAGAGGATTTCAAGGTATGTAATACTGATGCGTACCCCAGAAGCAGAAGCTATGCTGTTCATAGAAGAAGACGGGTGTATTGA
- the LOC111803028 gene encoding uncharacterized protein LOC111803028, with protein sequence MAKPWKKPAIAPLPPTRPRVYKVDPLNFRNLVQKLTGLAELRPPRLQKMAPPPLDIARCPVSNVAVVEASTLQPLPVRLDEAVDGGSFLELNLSPFNKNWCSFPALSPESLAILDAI encoded by the coding sequence ATGGCGAAGCCATGGAAGAAGCCGGCGATTGCGCCTCTGCCACCGACTCGGCCGAGGGTCTACAAAGTGGACCCACTTAACTTCCGGAATTTGGTTCAGAAACTCACCGGTTTGGCTGAGCTTCGACCTCCACGCCTCCAAAAGATGGCGCCACCACCGCTTGATATCGCCCGCTGTCCAGTCTCGAACGTCGCCGTCGTGGAAGCCTCCACGCTTCAGCCTTTGCCTGTGAGGCTGGACGAGGCGGTGGACGGTGGGAGCTTTCTCGAGCTCAACTTGTCGCCCTTCAACAAAAATTGGTGCTCTTTCCCTGCTTTGAGCCCCGAAAGTCTTGCCATTTTGGATGcaatttag
- the LOC111803816 gene encoding uncharacterized protein LOC111803816 has protein sequence MSWLARSIANSLKLEDDDEEDEENAGGNLKSPLKSDSVSNQYHQTDSPSPSSSSSSTPTARGVKEDLSELKNTLTRQFWGVASFLAPPPEHSASDSHISHPNPNEPIDTSTADNPSDPRLSEEDLIAGIRSDFAEFSGKFKTGISKLSNTKTVSEITKIASNFLQFGSEDSLENYDVGSAVGVTEEVLIFVRNIVLHPETWLDFPLPYDDDSDDLELSDAQQEHALAVEHLVPRLAALRIELCPHYMSEDCFWKIYFVLLHPRLSKHDAEILSTPQILEARAQFHELQQRSKVQMEPQISRNISTSSKASSDSSNEELLSVPPRDQSESLKSHDSAAPSSMVTVVETDKHSIKNVEIQVVDKPVIEEIPLQTGVEHSHSGPSQVFDDIYVDDGDDWLKEETLEIDGDGGTNIPAGNDEDVSFSDLEDDDQEVTAYHKKGTSGSDSSTKDSRDWVQLSRTSDSDKDTNTIETKHVGSGQVVTRKESSDWLNVDDIDSM, from the exons ATGTCCTGGCTGGCCAGATCCATTGCAAATTCATTGAAgcttgaagatgatgatgaagaagacgaagagaATGCCGGTGGCAACCTTAAATCACCGCTCAAATCTGATTCCGTATCTAACCAGTACCATCAGACAGATTCTCCTTCgccgtcgtcgtcgtcatctTCAACTCCCACTGCCAGAGGCGTCAAAGAGGATTTGTCCGAGCTGAAAAATACCCTAACCCGCCAATTCTGGGGTGTCGCCTCTTTCCTCGCCCCTCCGCCTGAACATTCTGCGTCTGATTCTCACATCTCTCATCCAAATCCTAACGAACCAATTGATACGTCAACAGCCGACAATCCATCTGACCCTAGATTGTCTGAAGAAGATCTAATTGCCGGAATTCGCAGTGATTTCGCGGAATTCAGCGGGAAGTTTAAGACCGGGATCTCGAAGCTGTCGAACACCAAGACCGTATCGGAGATCACCAAGATTGCTTCCAATTTCCTTCAGTTTGGATCGGAGGATTCGTTGGAGAATTATGATGTGGGAAGTGCGGTTGGTGTAACAGAGGAGGTCCTGATATTTGTGAGGAATATCGTCCTGCATCCTGAGACCTGGTTGGACTTTCCTCTTCCTTATGATGACGATTCTGACG ATCTTGAGTTATCTGATGCCCAGCAAGAACATGCTTTAGCTGTTGAGCATCTTGTTCCAAGATTGGCTGCTTTGAGGATTGAGCTTTGTCCTCACTACATGAGCGAAGATTGCTTTTGGAAGATCTACTTTGTGCTCTTGCATCCTAGACTTAGCAAGCATGATGCTGAAATTCTGTCAACACCCCAA ATACTAGAAGCCAGAGCACAATTTCATGAACTACAACAACGATCCAAGGTACAGATGGAGCCTCAGATATCTAGAAATATCTCTACTAGCTCAAAAGCATCTTCTGATTCATCCAATGAGGAGCTTCTCTCTGTTCCACCTAGAGATCAATCTGAATCACTGAAATCCCATGACAGTGCAGCTCCTTCCTCAATGGTTACTGTTGTAGAGACCGATAAGCATTCAATTAAGAACGTGGAAATTCAAGTTGTAGATAAGCCTGTCATTGAGGAAATACCCTTGCAAACCGGTGTTGAACATTCCCACTCTGGTCCTTCCCAAGTTTTTGATGACATATACGTGGATGATGGAGATGATTGGTTGAAAGAGGAAACTCTTGAGATTGATGGTGATGGTGGAACTAACATTCCTGCTGGAAATGACGAGGATGTATCATTTAGTGATCTTGAGGACGATGACCAGGAGGTGACGGCATATCATAAGAAGGGTACATCAGGCTCCGACTCTTCAACTAAAGATTCCCGAGATTGGGTTCAGCTTAGCCGGACTTCCGATTCAGACAAGGACACCAACACCATAGAGACTAAGCATGTCGGATCGGGGCAGGTAGTCACCCGCAAGGAATCAAGTGACTGGCTTAATGTCGATGACATTGATTCAATGTGA
- the LOC111803817 gene encoding ACT domain-containing protein ACR1-like, protein MMETVYQPYCVDPQLELLIERIYPPRVCIDNDTFPDCTLLKVDSANKHGILLEMVQVLTDLDLVISKSYISSDGGWFMDVFHVTDQFGNKLTDEGLIHYIQQALCASRREGSSRTARMCNMGKKGLSSEHTAAEITGTDRPGLLSEIFAVLVELGCNVTAAVAWTHHKSAASIIYMEEGLNGGSIKDPMRLAHVQEQLENVVDAHNGEGETSNVRLTAPSAGRTHTERRLHQLMYANGDYKLCRCRDDSEICKKGCTRTHVRIESCKEKGYSIINIKSRDRPKLLFDTICALTELQYVVFHAAVSSNGTIADQEYFIRHKGGCILDSESEKNRVLQGLVAAIERRVSHGLRLELCALNRVGLLSDITRVFRENGLSISAIDVGTNGERAVGSIYVTDASRHDVDVDPQMLELVLKEIGGSVAIVQGPSNRDDQTSSSRVDQGTKVTRVEDKPKFSLGNLLWSQLERLSSNFGSIKS, encoded by the exons aTGATGGAAACTGTGTATCAACCTTATTGCGTGGATCCCCAGTTGGAATTACTGATTGAAAGAATTTACCCTCCCAG AGTTTGCATAGACAATGACACCTTTCCGGATTGCACCCTTCTCAAG GTTGACAGTGCCAACAAACATGGAATTCTACTTGAGATGGTGCAGGTTTTGACGGATCTCGACCTTGTTATTTCCAAGTCTTATATTTCTTCCGACGGTGGATGGTTCATGGACG TTTTCCACGTGACAGATCAGTTTGGAAATAAACTCACCGATGAAGGTCTCATCCATTACATTCAGCAG GCATTGTGTGCGAGTAGGAGAGAAGGGTCGTCAAGAACGGCAAGAATGTGCAATATGGGGAAGAAGGGGTTGTCATCAGAGCACACGGCGGCGGAAATCACCGGAACTGATAGGCCAGGTCTGTTGTCGGAGATATTCGCGGTGCTGGTTGAATTGGGGTGCAACGTCACCGCTGCTGTGGCATGGACCCACCACAAAAGTGCAGCCTCCATTATCTATATGGAAGAAGGTTTGAATGGTGGATCCATAAAGGATCCAATGAGGCTGGCCCATGTGCAGGAGCAACTTGAGAACGTGGTTGACGCCCATAATGGAGAGGGAGAAACAAGCAACGTGAGGCTGACTGCTCCATCGGCCGGACGGACCCACACCGAGCGGCGGCTCCATCAGTTGATGTATGCCAACGGCGATTACAAGCTGTGTCGTTGTCGCGATGATAGTGAAATATGTAAAAAGGGTTGCACTCGAACGCATGTAAGGATAGAGAGCTGCAAGGAGAAGGGATATTCAATTATCAATATCAAGAGTAGGGACCGTCCGAAGCTGTTGTTTGATACGATTTGTGCCCTTACCGAATTGCAGTACGTGGTGTTTCATGCTGCAGTGAGTTCGAATGGGACTATAGCTGATCAG GAGTATTTTATTCGACATAAAGGTGGCTGCATCTTAGACTCAGAGAGTGAAAAGAATAGGGTTTTACAGGGACTTGTGGCAGCCATAGAGAGAAGGGTTTCACAT GGATTGAGGCTGGAACTCTGCGCTTTAAACCGAGTGGGATTATTATCAGATATCACGCGGGTATTCCGTGAGAACGGCTTGTCGATATCAGCCATCGATGTTGGAACCAATGGCGAGAGAGCTGTTGGGTCCATTTATGTCACAGATGCGTCGAGACATGATGTGGACGTGGATCCACAGATGTTGGAGTTGGTGCTCAAGGAGATTGGAGGATCAGTTGCCATAGTTCAAGGGCCTTCAAATCGGGATGATCAAACCTCCTCTTCAAGAGTAGATCAGGGGACCAAAGTTACCAGAGTTGAAGATAagccaaaattttcattaggCAACTTGTTGTGGTCTCAACTTGAACGCCTTTCGAGTAACTTTGGCTCTATTAAATCATAG
- the LOC111803700 gene encoding protein PHLOEM PROTEIN 2-LIKE A10-like, with protein sequence MDENLKAVRRSNWIVVMAALGFTGYTAYRVYHFPSIARKRAKISRFFAALSSAAAAFSDSAHCVATISKDFKEFIHSDSDELPHSLKQISKLARSDEISTSLTRLSQALTLGVLRGYDQYSRQKGGGDEKTSDFTDKIMTKLCSEXGGQTPSSI encoded by the coding sequence ATGGATGAGAATTTGAAAGCTGTTCGTAGGAGTAATTGGATTGTTGTAATGGCGGCTCTTGGATTTACCGGCTATACTGCTTACAGAGTCTATCATTTCCCTTCAATTGCTCGAAAGAGGGCTAAGATTTCCAGATTCTTTGCGGCTTTGTCTTCTGCCGCGGCTGCATTTTCTGATTCTGCCCACTGTGTCGCCACTATTTCTAAGGATTTTAAGGAGTTTATTCATTCTGATTCTGATGAACTCCCCCATAGTTTGAAGCAAATCTCTAAACTCGCCCGATCTGATGAGATCTCCACTTCCCTCACGCGTCTCTCTCAGGCGCTAACTTTGGGGGTTTTGCGAGGTTACGATCAGTACTCCCGGCAGAAAGGCGGCGGTGACGAGAAAACGAGTGATTTTACAGATAAAATTATGACGAAGCTGTGTAGTGAATNTGGAGGTCAAACTCCATCATCcatctaa
- the LOC111803701 gene encoding protein PHLOEM PROTEIN 2-LIKE A10-like, whose protein sequence is MDENLKAVRRSNWIVVMAALGFTGYTAYRVYHFPSIARKRAKISRFFAALSSAAAAFSDSAHCVATISKDFKEFIHSDSDELPHSLKQISKLARSDEISTSLTRLSQALTLGVLRGYDQYSRQKGGGDEKTSDFTDKIMTKLCSESGSGFVSVVVGSFARNLVMGLFSIDETSKWTSCLEDRLGRWMGVACDEKCRELIGELIRIFVSSAVSVYLEKTMEINSFDRIFSGLTNPKHEREMRELLVSLSNGAVKTLIRTSHQVLSGQGNWAMEAGPAAAAGKKVEEFEDMELGVKPRSQLGKRPRNGGWASSLGAPKNRKVIVNLTGRMTFEMVRSFFEVLLEKIYQGMKRCVDIVNEEVMERGLEMVRYVAAKTSVIATICLSLCFNVLDNTSWFLLAY, encoded by the coding sequence ATGGATGAGAATTTGAAAGCTGTTCGTAGGAGTAATTGGATTGTTGTAATGGCGGCTCTTGGATTTACCGGCTATACTGCTTACAGAGTCTATCATTTCCCTTCAATTGCTCGAAAGAGGGCTAAGATTTCCAGATTCTTTGCGGCTTTGTCTTCTGCCGCGGCTGCATTTTCTGATTCTGCCCACTGTGTCGCCACTATTTCTAAGGATTTTAAGGAGTTTATTCATTCTGATTCTGATGAACTCCCCCATAGTTTGAAGCAAATCTCTAAACTCGCCCGATCTGATGAGATCTCCACTTCCCTCACGCGTCTCTCTCAGGCGCTAACTTTGGGGGTTTTGCGAGGTTACGATCAGTACTCCCGGCAGAAAGGCGGCGGTGACGAGAAAACGAGTGATTTTACAGATAAAATTATGACGAAGCTGTGTAGTGAATCTGGGTCTGGATTCGTTTCTGTGGTGGTTGGGAGTTTCGCTCGGAATTTGGTGATGGGGTTATTCTCTATAGATGAGACGAGTAAGTGGACGAGTTGTTTGGAGGATCGTTTGGGGAGATGGATGGGGGTGGCATGCGATGAGAAATGCAGGGAATTAATCGGCGAGTTGATTCGAATATTCGTGAGCTCGGCGGTTTCGGTGTATCTGGAGAAGACAATGGAAATCAACAGTTTCGATAGAATATTCTCGGGACTCACAAACCCGAAACACGAAAGGGAAATGAGGGAGTTGTTGGTCTCCCTTTCCAACGGCGCAGTGAAGACTCTGATCAGAACCTCCCACCAAGTGCTGTCGGGGCAGGGGAACTGGGCCATGGAAGCAGGcccagcagcagcagcagggAAAAAGGTGGAAGAGTTCGAGGACATGGAATTGGGCGTGAAGCCCAGAAGCCAGCTTGGGAAACGGCCCAGAAATGGAGGGTGGGCATCCAGCTTGGGAGCGCCGAAAAACAGGAAAGTGATAGTGAACTTGACCGGGAGAATGACGTTTGAAATGGTGAGGTCGTTCTTCGAGGTGTTGTTGGAGAAAATCTACCAAGGAATGAAGCGATGTGTGGACATAGTGAATGAAGAAGTGATGGAGAGAGGACTGGAGATGGTGAGGTACGTAGCCGCCAAAACCTCTGTAATTGCCACCATTTGTCTTTCCTTGTGCTTCAACGTTCTTGACAACACCTCCTGGTTCTTGCTCGCatattag
- the LOC111804501 gene encoding phytosulfokines-like: MPSKFFSFRCLIFVILLLLHLLCNRPPPAHAARPAPVFASLPTQGLDENLTDSENMDEKCSGVSEEECLIRRTLVAHLDYVYTQKHTP, from the exons ATGCCTTCTAAATTCTTCTCTTTCCGCTGCCTTATCTTTgtcatcctcctcctcctccacctcctcTGCAACAGGCCACCACCAGCTCATGCTGCCCGCCCTGCTCCCGTCTTTGCATCACTGCCCACTCAG GGGTTGGATGAGAACCTAACTGATAGCGAGAATATGGATGAGAAGTGCAGTGGAGTAAGCGAAGAAGAGTGTTTGATCAGACGAACTCTAGTTGCTCACTTAGATTACGTCTATACACAAAAGCATACCCCATAA